In Bacillus sp. S3, the sequence TGAATATTCCCTAAGCCTTGGTTATGTTTTTTACTGCTTTTAAAGTCTTCGATAAAATTGTTACCCATGCTAAAACAAGATGCTTCCGATATACTCCCAATTTTAATCGTGCCAATGTGAAAAGTGGGAGAAAGAATAGGGGATGTCATGAATTAATTCTCCTCCCCATTTTCTTTGTTTTTGATCCATTTGTTCTTGGTAAACCGATTTTCATTACCGGAAATGGTTCCAACTACTTCGTCCAATACACTTTCGTGACGAAATTTCTTATGAGTATTTTGTTTTCCAATGAAAATACCTGATGTATTATTCAATTTATTAACTGAAACATGATCAAATGTAATTTTAATCATTCCAAGAATTCTCCTTCGCCATTTTTACTAACGTATTCAATTAGTGGGCGAATGACACCATTTTTATTATTTGATTAGGCATTTATCACAATCCAGGGTCGATGCACATAAAATACATGAGGCTAAAAGTGGATGGAATAATTGTTACCAAAAATAATCAAAACGTGGTGGGCCATTTATGTTGAAAACGTCACATTTTCATTTCACAGGAGATCTAAATGTGCAAACAATGCAAAGACAATGTGGGATATTTATTGGGGAACGAAATAATGCCGTTGGCTGGAGTTCTCATGGGAAAGAAAACAGTGTTATTGGAAATATTAGCGGCACGTCCAATATCCTTTTAAACAATATCTCAATCTTGAATGATCCTGATTTTATTGACACACCAATTGATGATCGAGATATTAATATTTCTTTTGAATCAAACGGGGAAGATGGCCATATAACGAACCTGGATATGGAGAGTTTAAACGTTAATACGATGTATCAAAATAGTGCAGTATTCGTTGGAAAGGGGCATGTGACTGGAATAGATGGAAACGAAAAAGCGAACTATTCTCAGGGAGGTTTATTTGGAAACCATAACCATTTATTAAATAACCTTAATATAAATAACGATCCAGATGTGATTGATGCCATAATGGAGGATCAGGATATTAAAATAGCTAATATTCATAAAGGATTATGAAATTTTTCGCTAGAATTTATTTTTAAATCGATACCCCTTGGAGGTTTTTGTTATTTTTGCATCATGAGGGGAAGCTGTGTCGGACATGGCTTCCTTTTTGGCGTTTTCTTTATTCAGCTTCTGAATAAGTGGTTTTGCTAAGTCTTCTGCTCCGTAAATATTATTGCCAATACTAAATTTTCCACTCAAATCGTCGATTTCTATATTGTCTAATCGAAAGATAATATTTTCTAAATGTTCAATATGAACTTTGTCGATGTGAATATTATTACCTTCATTTTCTACAGATTGTTTTTCTAGTAATTCAATTATTCGATCCAATTTGATAAATAGGAGGTCATCAACAGTTGCAGCTTTATCCGTTTTAGCTTCTTGTTTCGTTCTGAATGAAAAGAATTTAAACACAGCTTCACCCCCTTAGCTTCATTTTTCTGTGGTATCTCTTAAAAAATCTTATGCAAAGAAAATGGGACTTAGTATTAAACCAATAAGTTGGTTTATTCGTCCCTGAAACTTTTCTTACTTAGTACATAAATACTGCCGCCAAGTGTAAGGACGGAAATAAATTTACTGGCAATGATAAAGTAGCTGGCAGTTTGTGAATCTAGAGAGATGTGAGGGAGTTTAATGAGGCCGATCATGACAAGCATGCTGAAAAGAAGAATGGTGTAATAATATTGATAGGCTTTGTTAACTATCCAACTTCCTTTCTCATCCTTTTTTGTGGTAAAAACAATCATCGCATAAGTCAACACTAACAAGGTCACATACGTTAAGAGCACAACCGCGACACCAATGCCCATAATATCTTTACAATCTCCTTTCTTTATTAAGCTAACAATGATGAATGTTCCTCATCATTGTTAGCCTTTTTGTTTGTCTATAAACCCGGACTACTCTCGTCTTCCTTTCGGGTTGTTGGGATAGGTTTCGTTTGTTTTCTTGTTATTTTGTTTGTTTTCGTTTCCCAGCGAAATAAATTATTTAATAATTTATAGATATTTTTTGATTCCTTTGTTAAAAAAGGACCAAGTATCGCCAATATTAATACATAAACAGCTGTAAATGGTTTTAATATCGGCATTAAGCCTCCGGCAAGGCCTAAATTAGCAACAATGATCGAAAATTCACCCCTAGAAACGATTGTTAATCCGATATTCGAAGAGGCTTTAAAAGATAAACCAGCCTTTCTTCCGGAAATCATTCCCGCTACAAAGTTGCTAATGATTGTTAGAATAACAGCGCCCAGAGCTAACCAAATGGCACCGCCCAAGCTATAAGGGTCTATACTCAAACCGAAGCTGAAGAAAAATAGTGCGCCAAAGAAATCTCTAAACGGAATCACTAACTGTTCAATTCGCTCACGGTGTTCTGTCTCAGAATAGACTAAACCCAGCAATAGAGCGCCGATGGCTTCAGCCACATGGAGCTTTTCTGAAAAACCGGCAACAAAGAATAGAGAAGAAAAGATCACGAGGATAAAAATCTCATTGGATTTAATATTCAATAGTTTATTTAGGATAGGAGTGCCTTTTCTGGCGATAACGAAAAATAGAATCATATAACCAAGTGAAATGAGAACGGAGGTCATCGTACCTAAAATCGTCGTTGAACCACCTAATAATAACCCTGACATAATAGAGAGGAATAAAGCTAGAAATATATCATCAAACAAGATAATACCTAAAATTAATTCTGTTTCTGGATTTGCGGTCCTTTTTAAATCGACTAATACTTTAGCGACGATGGCTGTTGAGGAAACACTAAGGAGACCTGCAATAATTAACGTTTCCATAATCGGAAAACCGACAGAAAAACCGTAAACTAAACCTAATGAAAAATTAAGTGCTACATAAATAGATCCGCCTACAACGATATTACGCCCTGATCGAATCAATTTTCCTACGGAGAATTCCAGGCCT encodes:
- a CDS encoding cation:proton antiporter, translated to MANHLVFEVGTALILVAFIALLAGRLKFSIIPFLILLGMVVGPHAPDFGIIDLRFIESSEIIEFFGRIGVLFLLFYLGLEFSVGKLIRSGRNIVVGGSIYVALNFSLGLVYGFSVGFPIMETLIIAGLLSVSSTAIVAKVLVDLKRTANPETELILGIILFDDIFLALFLSIMSGLLLGGSTTILGTMTSVLISLGYMILFFVIARKGTPILNKLLNIKSNEIFILVIFSSLFFVAGFSEKLHVAEAIGALLLGLVYSETEHRERIEQLVIPFRDFFGALFFFSFGLSIDPYSLGGAIWLALGAVILTIISNFVAGMISGRKAGLSFKASSNIGLTIVSRGEFSIIVANLGLAGGLMPILKPFTAVYVLILAILGPFLTKESKNIYKLLNNLFRWETKTNKITRKQTKPIPTTRKEDESSPGL